In Deinococcus misasensis DSM 22328, a single window of DNA contains:
- a CDS encoding S8 family serine peptidase: MHNPHHRPLFLLAVSTLIVGCNSTILVPADGQGEVTLNLVLPQGVVSQRAQPEGLPNEHLVTFASRSEMQLFRSASVISRNAETAQVLVKTNHPETLQNLPGVLRVQPNYRYDKLATPNDPYLNTAWDPQNPNTKQWYLTQMGAQSAWDDQGTTTPVKVAVLDDGYTFHKDLKPESLDLQPIGCNTQTGENCLNPADRNDDPYYQDESLPSHSMSIIGLIAATTNNQEGVASLNWNGNQSAPIQVVPINIYTASGGSSTDIIAKGIRTAIKKNAKVINLSLCLTSAGVCSNTVSDPVLDQALKEARDAGVVVVASAGNYNKPYVGYPANNANVVSVGGTDINKQKTWFSHYGGRLRMVAPAEGLLMFRAVADANRTEQSTYMLNSGTSFSAPLVGAAAALLYSKRPEATWEQVVGALVNSGEDLTDPQFPNVKFLRVDRALQEITGNPAPPPPLRNTFEARVDIPRANISTTVEFDFLANTLNVFSNRTMDSGLYQVNARIYDRFNPSVTVYTCSGSFWVKRGDVVNRDIQCK, encoded by the coding sequence ATGCATAATCCACATCACAGACCACTGTTTTTGCTGGCTGTCAGCACCCTGATCGTAGGTTGCAACAGCACCATTCTGGTTCCCGCCGACGGACAGGGTGAAGTCACCCTGAACCTTGTGCTTCCTCAAGGTGTGGTGTCCCAGAGGGCACAACCTGAGGGCCTTCCCAACGAGCATCTGGTGACTTTTGCCTCCCGCTCAGAGATGCAGCTTTTCCGTTCTGCCAGTGTGATTTCTCGAAATGCCGAGACAGCACAGGTGCTGGTCAAAACCAACCATCCTGAAACTTTGCAGAACCTCCCAGGTGTGTTGCGGGTTCAGCCCAATTACCGGTATGACAAACTGGCGACCCCCAATGACCCTTACCTGAACACGGCATGGGATCCTCAAAACCCCAACACCAAACAGTGGTACCTGACCCAAATGGGTGCCCAGAGTGCCTGGGACGATCAGGGCACCACCACCCCGGTCAAAGTTGCTGTTCTGGATGATGGCTACACTTTCCACAAAGACTTGAAACCCGAGAGCTTGGATCTGCAACCCATCGGATGCAACACCCAGACTGGCGAAAACTGTCTGAATCCGGCAGACCGCAACGATGACCCTTACTATCAGGATGAGTCTCTTCCTTCGCACAGCATGTCCATCATTGGCCTGATTGCCGCCACCACGAACAATCAGGAGGGGGTGGCTTCGCTGAACTGGAATGGCAACCAGAGTGCTCCCATTCAGGTGGTTCCCATCAACATCTACACCGCCTCCGGAGGATCCAGCACCGACATCATTGCCAAAGGCATCCGCACAGCCATCAAGAAAAACGCCAAAGTCATCAACCTGAGCCTTTGCCTCACCAGTGCCGGGGTGTGCTCCAACACCGTTTCCGATCCTGTGCTGGATCAGGCTTTGAAAGAGGCCAGAGATGCAGGTGTGGTGGTGGTGGCATCGGCTGGAAATTACAACAAACCCTATGTGGGTTATCCAGCCAACAATGCCAACGTGGTCAGTGTTGGAGGCACAGACATCAACAAACAGAAAACCTGGTTCTCGCACTATGGCGGGCGCCTTCGCATGGTGGCCCCTGCTGAAGGCTTGTTGATGTTCCGTGCGGTTGCCGACGCCAACCGCACCGAGCAGTCCACCTACATGCTGAACTCCGGAACAAGTTTCAGTGCTCCTCTGGTGGGTGCTGCTGCAGCTTTGCTGTACAGCAAACGTCCAGAGGCCACATGGGAACAGGTGGTGGGTGCTCTGGTGAACAGCGGAGAGGACCTCACAGATCCCCAGTTCCCAAATGTGAAATTCTTGCGTGTGGACCGAGCTTTGCAAGAGATTACAGGCAATCCTGCTCCGCCACCTCCCCTCAGGAACACCTTCGAAGCCAGAGTGGACATTCCCAGAGCCAACATTTCCACCACTGTGGAGTTTGATTTTCTGGCCAACACCCTGAATGTTTTTTCCAACCGCACCATGGATTCAGGGTTGTATCAGGTGAATGCCCGCATTTACGATCGATTCAATCCATCTGTGACCGTGTACACCTGCTCGGGCAGTTTCTGGGTGAAGCGTGGAGATGTGGTGAACCGCGACATCCAATGCAAATGA
- a CDS encoding hybrid sensor histidine kinase/response regulator: protein MTLKVLIVEDNPDDSELLIRRLRRLPDHTFEFTVAPSGQDGLHALTLNTPELIFLDFNLTDMNALTFLERLSQLPLKTVVITLTGNGDEKSAVSALKAGALDYLSKNNLDSETLKRTIDSALERHRLNEQLVSTQLQISRMIQETPVGMCLLDSDLNFLNVNEKFAQFAHFPLDDMAGTSYSSIPSPLLQQLEWMCKRVLLSGRSFRDVEVSTGQGMHAEFYLVNIYPISNQPGVILWIGITVTDITRSKQDALLLQESQNQLNLTLEATKVGTWKWNPSTGEIDWLGQTAHMFGFDHFPMRPSLQDLLSGIHPEDQSSFEEHLQSSLSNHQDFALEIRIPRLDGSNRWVMARGRADLSGPTPQVLGTLVDITDLKEAELALREISQAQQRFVNDAAHELRAPLTAIQGNLDLIHRYSNMADEDKEEALADVAREATRLSRLVQDMLALAKGDAGTELRMEEFDLSSVLEDALKSTSMLTREHQLQVSDLPEVDILGDYDRLKQVLVILLDNASKYTPAGGEIRVNMESTGRHALIHVSDTGMGIAEEDQPRIFERFYRGQLSREKDPGGTGLGLPIAKWIVEKHGGKITLQSTLGVGTTLTLHLPVLKEVASH from the coding sequence ATGACATTGAAAGTTCTGATTGTAGAGGACAACCCCGATGATTCTGAATTGCTGATCAGGCGATTGCGTCGGTTGCCTGACCACACCTTCGAATTCACTGTTGCACCCAGTGGACAGGATGGGCTGCATGCCCTGACATTGAACACACCAGAATTGATTTTTCTGGATTTCAACCTGACCGACATGAACGCCCTGACCTTTCTGGAGAGGCTTTCCCAGCTTCCCCTCAAAACCGTGGTGATCACCCTGACCGGCAACGGCGATGAAAAATCTGCGGTCAGTGCCCTGAAAGCCGGAGCTCTGGATTACCTCAGCAAAAACAATCTGGACAGTGAGACCCTCAAACGCACCATTGATTCTGCTCTGGAGCGCCACCGCCTGAACGAGCAACTGGTCAGCACCCAGTTGCAGATTTCCAGAATGATTCAGGAAACCCCGGTCGGCATGTGCCTGCTGGACTCCGATCTGAATTTTTTGAATGTCAACGAGAAATTCGCCCAGTTTGCCCACTTTCCACTGGACGACATGGCAGGCACCTCCTACTCCAGCATCCCGAGTCCCCTCTTGCAGCAACTGGAGTGGATGTGCAAACGGGTGTTGCTCTCGGGCCGTTCTTTTCGGGATGTGGAGGTCAGCACCGGACAGGGCATGCACGCCGAGTTTTATCTGGTGAACATCTACCCGATCTCCAACCAACCCGGCGTGATCCTGTGGATTGGCATCACCGTCACCGACATCACCCGCAGCAAACAGGACGCGTTGCTGTTGCAAGAAAGCCAGAACCAGCTCAACCTCACCCTGGAAGCCACAAAAGTGGGCACCTGGAAATGGAACCCGAGCACCGGAGAAATCGACTGGCTGGGCCAGACCGCCCACATGTTTGGCTTTGACCACTTTCCGATGCGTCCTTCGTTGCAGGATTTGCTCTCGGGCATCCACCCTGAGGACCAATCCAGTTTTGAGGAACACCTGCAAAGCAGCCTCTCAAACCATCAGGATTTTGCTCTGGAAATCCGCATTCCCCGTCTGGATGGCAGCAACCGCTGGGTGATGGCGCGTGGTCGGGCAGATCTGTCAGGGCCTACCCCACAAGTGCTGGGCACCCTTGTGGACATCACCGACCTGAAAGAAGCCGAGTTGGCCCTGAGGGAAATTTCTCAGGCACAGCAGCGCTTTGTGAACGACGCAGCCCACGAACTGCGTGCACCATTGACCGCCATTCAGGGAAATCTGGACCTCATCCACCGTTACTCCAACATGGCAGACGAGGACAAAGAAGAAGCCCTTGCTGATGTCGCCCGAGAAGCCACCCGTTTAAGCCGCTTGGTGCAGGACATGCTCGCTCTGGCGAAAGGGGACGCTGGAACCGAACTTCGCATGGAGGAGTTTGATCTGTCTTCGGTGCTTGAAGATGCCCTCAAGAGCACCAGCATGCTGACCCGAGAGCACCAGTTGCAAGTGTCGGATTTGCCAGAGGTGGACATCCTCGGGGATTATGACCGCCTGAAGCAGGTTCTGGTGATCCTGCTGGACAACGCCTCCAAGTACACCCCTGCAGGGGGCGAAATTCGGGTGAACATGGAAAGCACAGGCAGGCATGCCCTGATCCATGTCTCGGACACCGGGATGGGGATTGCAGAAGAAGACCAGCCCAGAATCTTTGAGCGCTTTTATCGGGGTCAGTTGTCCAGAGAAAAAGATCCGGGCGGGACCGGTCTGGGACTTCCCATCGCCAAGTGGATTGTGGAAAAGCATGGGGGGAAAATCACCCTGCAAAGCACCCTCGGAGTGGGCACCACCCTGACCTTGCACCTTCCGGTGCTGAAAGAAGTGGCTTCCCACTGA
- the pgi gene encoding glucose-6-phosphate isomerase, producing the protein MLKNPTELPAWKALEAHYQEIQHLHLRELFQQDPTRGERLTAEADGLFLDYSKNRVNDLTLKLLLDLAREAGLEQHRAAMFSGEKINTTENRAVLHTALRAPKGAEIIVDGVNVVPEVHEVLDRMAAFSEKVRSGSWLGYTGKPIKTVVNIGIGGSDLGPVMAYEALRAYSNRGITCKFVSNVDGTDFAEAVHGLNPEETLFVVSSKTFTTIETLTNAHSARNWLLSGLKDDAAVAKHFVAVSTNAKEVSKFGIDTDNMFGFWDWVGGRYSMDSAIGLSLMIAIGPDHFRDMLSGFHAMDQHFQNAPLEANLPVLMGLLGIWYNNFFGAESVAILPYDQYLARFSAYLQQLDMESNGKYVRVGGEVVNYQTGPVVWGQPGTNGQHAFYQLIHQGTKLIPADFIGFAQSLNPSGRHHDLLMANFFAQTEALAFGKTSEEVAAEGISGSLVQHKTFEGNRPTNTLLATRLTPFVLGQLIALYEHKVFVQGVIWDINSFDQWGVELGKVLANRITPELESADATALNHDSSTNHLIRRYRNLR; encoded by the coding sequence ATGTTGAAGAACCCCACTGAACTCCCCGCATGGAAAGCCCTTGAGGCGCATTATCAAGAGATTCAGCACCTTCACCTGCGCGAACTGTTTCAGCAGGACCCCACCCGAGGTGAACGCCTCACCGCCGAAGCAGACGGTCTGTTTCTGGACTACTCCAAAAACCGCGTCAATGACCTGACCCTCAAACTGCTGCTGGATCTGGCCAGAGAAGCCGGTCTGGAACAACACCGCGCCGCGATGTTCTCTGGCGAGAAAATCAACACCACCGAAAACCGTGCCGTGCTGCACACCGCTCTGCGTGCCCCAAAAGGTGCAGAAATCATCGTAGATGGGGTCAATGTGGTCCCAGAGGTCCATGAAGTGCTGGACCGCATGGCTGCCTTCAGTGAGAAAGTCCGCTCTGGAAGCTGGCTGGGGTACACCGGCAAGCCCATCAAAACCGTGGTCAACATCGGCATTGGTGGGTCTGACCTCGGACCTGTGATGGCTTACGAAGCCCTGCGTGCTTACAGCAACCGTGGCATCACCTGCAAATTCGTCTCCAACGTGGACGGGACCGACTTTGCAGAAGCCGTGCATGGCCTGAACCCCGAGGAAACCCTGTTTGTGGTCTCCAGCAAGACCTTCACCACCATCGAGACCCTGACCAATGCCCACTCGGCACGGAACTGGTTGCTCTCTGGCCTCAAAGATGATGCGGCTGTGGCAAAACACTTTGTGGCTGTGTCCACCAACGCCAAAGAGGTCAGCAAGTTTGGCATCGACACCGACAACATGTTCGGCTTCTGGGACTGGGTGGGAGGCCGTTACAGCATGGACTCCGCCATTGGTCTGTCCCTGATGATCGCCATTGGTCCTGACCACTTCCGTGACATGCTCTCGGGCTTCCATGCCATGGACCAGCACTTCCAGAACGCTCCTCTGGAAGCCAACCTGCCTGTTTTGATGGGCCTCTTGGGCATCTGGTACAACAATTTCTTTGGTGCAGAGAGCGTGGCCATCCTGCCTTACGACCAGTACCTTGCCCGCTTCAGTGCTTACCTGCAGCAACTGGACATGGAAAGCAACGGCAAATACGTGCGTGTGGGCGGCGAAGTGGTGAATTACCAGACCGGACCTGTGGTGTGGGGACAACCCGGCACCAACGGCCAGCACGCCTTCTACCAGCTGATCCATCAGGGCACCAAACTGATCCCTGCTGACTTCATTGGATTTGCCCAGAGCCTCAATCCCAGTGGCCGTCACCATGACCTCCTGATGGCCAACTTTTTTGCACAAACCGAAGCTCTGGCTTTCGGCAAAACCAGCGAGGAAGTGGCAGCAGAAGGCATCTCGGGCAGCCTTGTTCAGCACAAAACCTTCGAGGGGAACCGTCCCACCAACACCTTGCTGGCCACCCGCCTGACCCCCTTTGTGCTGGGTCAACTGATTGCCCTTTACGAGCACAAGGTGTTTGTGCAGGGCGTGATCTGGGACATCAACAGCTTCGACCAGTGGGGCGTGGAACTCGGGAAGGTGCTTGCCAACCGCATCACCCCTGAGCTGGAATCTGCAGATGCAACTGCACTGAACCACGACAGCAGCACCAACCACCTGATTCGCCGTTATCGCAACCTGCGCTGA
- a CDS encoding sensor histidine kinase produces MIRSAPQTNPLPFSADWLARFAGCAVLFMGLWVLVGWKLNPEWQQTTLTLMNPLTALNFVLTAIALLLVSGERTTWRPLVILISVLQIVFGAMVCVSWITQQDFRLDDLLFQTFYNNPDLKTNNIAVPTALGFVMLGFSLAIMDVRRDERRWPAEVLVFVVFLLSIFSILAYLFGITGLTFMGWKAQMALSTANTFVLLCFGFWCARADWSIVNLMRQRTAGGAVVRRLIPAAILVPALLSWLRYQGIYYNLFGMDFGAILVSVSNIAVFTLMVYYLGWSLHRTDLQQQEAVQKLKDSEVRYRVLTESAHDAIITLDAKGTILSWNRHARELYGYTEEEVLGQNAGMLNPPEVREQQASQPQPTEAPEIAMTLEAVNLKKDGTRFPVEASLAHWDIPEGRFYTAIVRDITERKKSEEQLKELNASLNERAQELNRDLITKAQELEFINKELEAFAFSVSHDLRAPLRSLNGFSQALLEDYHDQLDETAQDYLDRIKKNSDRMARLIDDILHLSRISRTEMRYQQVDLSALAESVMEDLQFADPQREVTLQIQPNLKAVGDPTLLRVVLQNLLGNAWKFTSKTPSPRIEFGKLPDDPRGVFYVADNGAGFDMQNMERLFGVFQRLHKNADFEGTGVGLASVQRVVHRHGGKVWAQGEVGKGATFFFTLGQHQERTGAWE; encoded by the coding sequence ATGATCCGCTCTGCACCCCAGACCAATCCCCTGCCTTTTTCTGCTGACTGGTTGGCAAGATTTGCAGGGTGTGCTGTGCTTTTCATGGGACTCTGGGTGCTGGTGGGATGGAAACTGAACCCAGAGTGGCAGCAAACCACCCTCACCCTCATGAATCCGCTCACCGCCTTGAATTTTGTGTTGACCGCCATTGCCCTCTTGCTGGTGAGTGGAGAACGGACCACATGGCGACCTCTGGTGATTCTGATTTCGGTGCTTCAGATTGTTTTTGGAGCCATGGTGTGTGTTTCTTGGATCACCCAGCAAGATTTCCGGCTGGATGATTTGCTCTTTCAGACCTTCTACAACAACCCGGATTTGAAGACCAACAACATTGCGGTGCCCACGGCTCTGGGCTTTGTGATGCTGGGGTTTTCTCTGGCCATCATGGATGTGCGTCGGGATGAACGCAGATGGCCTGCAGAAGTGCTGGTTTTTGTGGTGTTTCTGCTGTCCATCTTTTCCATTCTGGCTTACCTGTTTGGCATCACGGGTCTGACCTTCATGGGTTGGAAAGCCCAGATGGCCCTCAGCACAGCCAACACTTTTGTCTTGCTGTGTTTTGGTTTCTGGTGTGCCAGAGCCGATTGGAGCATCGTCAACCTGATGCGCCAGAGAACCGCTGGTGGGGCTGTGGTTCGCCGTTTGATTCCAGCGGCCATTCTGGTGCCTGCCCTCTTGTCGTGGCTCAGGTATCAGGGGATTTACTACAACCTGTTTGGCATGGATTTTGGAGCCATTCTGGTTTCGGTCAGCAACATTGCCGTGTTCACCCTGATGGTGTATTACCTCGGGTGGTCATTGCACCGCACCGACTTGCAACAGCAAGAGGCCGTGCAGAAACTCAAAGACAGTGAGGTGCGGTACCGCGTTCTCACGGAATCGGCCCACGATGCCATCATCACCTTGGATGCCAAAGGCACCATCCTGAGCTGGAACCGCCATGCGCGTGAGCTGTATGGCTACACCGAAGAGGAGGTGCTGGGCCAGAATGCAGGCATGCTCAACCCCCCAGAGGTGCGCGAGCAGCAAGCAAGCCAACCTCAACCCACCGAAGCTCCCGAGATTGCCATGACGCTGGAAGCTGTTAACCTGAAAAAAGACGGAACCCGTTTTCCTGTGGAGGCCTCTCTGGCCCACTGGGACATTCCAGAAGGCCGTTTTTACACCGCCATCGTCCGTGACATCACCGAGCGCAAAAAGTCTGAAGAACAGCTCAAGGAACTCAATGCTTCTCTGAATGAACGGGCACAGGAACTGAACCGCGACCTGATCACCAAAGCACAGGAATTGGAATTCATCAACAAAGAACTGGAGGCGTTTGCCTTCAGTGTTTCACACGATTTGCGTGCTCCACTGCGCAGCCTCAACGGGTTCAGTCAGGCACTGCTGGAGGATTACCACGATCAACTGGATGAAACCGCGCAGGACTATCTGGACCGCATCAAAAAGAACAGTGACCGCATGGCCCGCCTGATTGATGACATCCTGCACCTGTCCCGCATTTCCCGCACGGAGATGCGCTACCAGCAGGTGGACCTGTCTGCTCTGGCAGAGAGCGTCATGGAAGATTTGCAATTTGCAGATCCCCAGAGGGAAGTCACCCTTCAGATTCAGCCGAACCTGAAAGCCGTTGGAGATCCCACCTTGCTGAGGGTTGTGCTTCAAAACCTGCTGGGAAATGCATGGAAGTTCACTTCCAAAACCCCATCCCCACGCATAGAATTTGGCAAGTTGCCTGATGACCCCAGAGGGGTGTTTTATGTCGCGGACAACGGTGCAGGTTTTGACATGCAAAACATGGAACGCCTTTTTGGGGTGTTCCAGAGGCTTCACAAGAACGCAGACTTTGAAGGCACGGGTGTGGGACTCGCCAGTGTTCAACGGGTGGTCCACCGCCATGGTGGCAAAGTGTGGGCACAGGGTGAAGTGGGCAAAGGAGCCACCTTCTTCTTCACCCTCGGACAGCATCAAGAAAGAACAGGAGCATGGGAATGA
- a CDS encoding response regulator, protein MKKVVLLVEDNEDDELLTLRAFKKSRLANEVIVVRDGVEAVEYLFCEGQYAHRDPTDLPHLILLDLKLPKMNGLEVLERIRQSEATRLIPVVILTSSKQDEDMVLSYNLGANSYIRKPVDFEHFMDATLQLGMYWLVLNEYPPRQE, encoded by the coding sequence ATGAAAAAAGTGGTTTTGCTGGTTGAAGACAACGAAGACGATGAGCTTTTGACGCTCAGGGCATTCAAAAAAAGCCGTCTGGCCAATGAAGTGATTGTGGTGCGCGATGGTGTGGAAGCGGTGGAATACCTTTTCTGTGAAGGTCAATATGCCCACCGCGATCCCACCGACTTGCCCCACCTGATTTTGCTGGACCTGAAATTGCCCAAAATGAACGGTCTGGAGGTCCTTGAACGCATCCGCCAGAGTGAGGCCACCCGCCTGATTCCCGTGGTGATCCTGACCTCTTCCAAGCAGGACGAGGACATGGTGCTCAGTTACAACCTCGGGGCCAACAGTTACATCCGCAAACCCGTGGATTTTGAGCACTTCATGGATGCAACCCTGCAACTCGGGATGTACTGGTTGGTCCTCAACGAATACCCTCCCCGCCAGGAATGA
- a CDS encoding MutS-related protein, whose product MTQPGDLLPRDHSLLWPSETRPLQGQKRHWPGNSIRDTGLAELLQHLQRASGASSAVLSEALLDLCTDPSVIFYRQEVLEDVLKNPSLAQGFQEVIPHITTLTDYVASRERRLTPLHEVSWRLGELELYLQCVESLLGVLQHQPLKSAGLQGLKAVLQSLQEDPQFQSLKQELPEMQSRFGGLASISIGVNLDAQLKPEEATLLAVHGERFRGVPILKRLFGSKPRPGQLEGIGPLHALPYKEDLIGGVAIQRHERQDNLLSPLFADLTRILGDVAQPISKALGKYLSLNGKFLSRLEPELHFYLGAARIIQQLKQAGMPMCRPSIRPMQERVCHIEQNFNVTLALRHLNRDAQEHLPETVITNRVQFDETGRIFLITGPNRGGKTTYTQAVSLTQAMFQAGWYVPGVSASISPVDAIYTHYPMEERPDLETGRFGEEASRLGEIFQKATPYSLILLNESLTSTNLSESLLLAEDVVKGLRMLGARAIFNTHLHELAHKAQPINQSVEGTADVVSLIAEVQVADSGEVQPTYHLRPGLPQGISYARRIADQHGISLHKIEEALKKRGL is encoded by the coding sequence ATGACACAACCCGGCGACTTGCTTCCCAGAGACCACAGCCTGCTCTGGCCCTCAGAAACCCGGCCCCTGCAAGGCCAGAAACGACACTGGCCCGGCAACAGCATCCGGGACACCGGGCTTGCAGAGCTTTTGCAGCATTTGCAACGTGCCAGTGGGGCTTCCAGTGCGGTGCTCTCAGAAGCCTTGTTGGATTTGTGCACAGACCCTTCTGTGATTTTTTACAGGCAAGAGGTGCTGGAAGATGTCCTCAAAAACCCCAGCCTTGCCCAAGGTTTTCAGGAGGTGATTCCACACATCACCACCCTTACGGATTATGTGGCGAGTCGGGAACGAAGGCTCACCCCACTCCACGAAGTGAGCTGGAGGCTGGGAGAGCTTGAACTGTACTTGCAATGCGTGGAAAGTTTGCTGGGTGTGCTGCAACATCAACCTCTGAAATCTGCTGGTTTGCAGGGTTTGAAAGCAGTGCTGCAATCCCTTCAGGAAGATCCCCAGTTTCAATCCCTGAAACAGGAACTTCCAGAGATGCAGTCCCGGTTTGGTGGGTTGGCCAGCATCAGTATTGGGGTGAATCTGGATGCACAGCTCAAGCCAGAGGAGGCCACCTTGCTGGCGGTGCATGGTGAGCGCTTCAGGGGGGTGCCCATCCTGAAGCGTTTGTTTGGCAGCAAACCCCGCCCCGGACAGTTGGAGGGCATTGGACCCCTCCATGCCCTGCCTTACAAAGAAGACCTGATTGGAGGGGTGGCCATCCAGAGGCACGAACGGCAGGACAACCTGCTCAGTCCGCTTTTTGCAGACCTCACCCGCATTCTGGGCGATGTGGCCCAGCCCATTTCCAAAGCCCTCGGGAAGTACCTGAGTTTGAATGGCAAATTTCTTTCCCGCCTTGAACCCGAGCTGCATTTCTACCTCGGGGCAGCGCGCATCATCCAGCAATTGAAGCAGGCTGGAATGCCCATGTGCAGACCGAGCATCCGTCCCATGCAGGAAAGGGTGTGTCACATCGAGCAGAATTTCAATGTGACGCTGGCTTTGAGGCACCTGAACCGCGATGCTCAGGAACACCTTCCAGAGACCGTCATCACCAACAGGGTGCAGTTTGATGAAACAGGCCGGATCTTCCTGATCACTGGACCCAATCGGGGAGGGAAGACCACCTACACGCAGGCGGTCAGTCTCACCCAGGCGATGTTTCAGGCCGGATGGTACGTTCCGGGTGTCTCGGCAAGCATCAGTCCGGTGGATGCCATTTACACCCACTATCCGATGGAAGAACGTCCTGACCTTGAAACCGGACGCTTTGGCGAAGAGGCCTCACGTCTGGGCGAAATTTTCCAGAAAGCCACCCCTTACAGCCTGATCCTGCTCAATGAATCCCTCACCAGCACCAACCTTTCCGAAAGCCTGTTGCTGGCTGAAGATGTGGTCAAAGGACTGAGGATGCTCGGGGCCAGAGCCATCTTCAACACCCACCTGCATGAACTGGCCCACAAAGCACAACCCATCAACCAGAGCGTGGAGGGCACAGCAGACGTGGTGAGTCTCATTGCAGAGGTGCAGGTTGCAGACTCGGGAGAGGTGCAGCCCACGTACCACCTGCGTCCCGGTTTGCCTCAGGGCATCAGTTATGCCCGACGGATTGCAGACCAGCACGGTATCAGCCTGCACAAAATTGAAGAGGCCCTCAAAAAACGGGGCCTCTGA
- a CDS encoding ATP-binding protein: MNLLSLVFGALFGFALGKWMPQRKENLGVSQPVVPSDHSVLQALKDLSHDAWWVYNAQGETVDCNRCARDLLSLAPEQDFPDAHSLKLYLADSQTAVTALWEEVLKSPFRHEDRWLEVQEVRKPIRLSVQPLDGQGVLFLVQDRTAELTREVTASAYTPEQLQSTNDALHVRTEELMLDLHKRNLELEAANRDLQSFAHSVAHDLRTPLRGLDGFSQALVEDYSEVLDETARGYLQRIRKASQRMGDLLDDLLDYSRVTRAAMQVNLLDFSTLTQKVAASMVKMAQHPVDLHIMPNMTLYGDPGLMRTLIHHLLTNSIKFSVTKPHPSIHVGSEIQQGPSGSETVFYVRDNGVGFDMRFAGQMFQPFHRLHGHQEFEGNGMGLAVVKRIVERHGGRIWAEGALDSGATIYFTLPTPAKEEA, translated from the coding sequence ATGAACCTGCTCTCTTTGGTGTTTGGTGCGTTGTTTGGATTTGCCCTTGGAAAATGGATGCCCCAGAGGAAAGAGAACCTCGGGGTGTCTCAGCCTGTTGTGCCTTCTGACCACAGTGTATTGCAGGCCCTCAAAGACCTCTCCCATGATGCTTGGTGGGTTTACAACGCGCAGGGAGAGACCGTGGACTGCAACCGCTGTGCCCGTGACCTGCTCTCCCTTGCTCCAGAGCAGGATTTTCCGGATGCCCACAGCCTCAAGCTTTATCTGGCAGACAGTCAGACTGCTGTGACGGCCCTCTGGGAAGAGGTGCTCAAAAGCCCATTTCGCCATGAGGACCGCTGGTTGGAAGTGCAGGAGGTGCGCAAACCCATTCGCCTGTCGGTGCAGCCTCTGGATGGGCAGGGTGTGCTTTTTCTGGTGCAGGACCGCACGGCGGAACTCACCCGAGAAGTGACCGCTTCGGCCTATACGCCAGAGCAACTTCAATCCACCAATGATGCCCTGCATGTTCGCACCGAAGAATTGATGCTCGATTTGCACAAACGCAACCTCGAACTGGAAGCCGCCAACCGCGACCTGCAATCTTTCGCCCACAGTGTGGCACACGACCTGCGTACACCCCTCAGGGGTCTGGATGGGTTCAGTCAGGCTCTGGTGGAAGACTACAGCGAAGTGCTGGATGAAACCGCCAGAGGCTACTTGCAGCGCATCCGCAAGGCCAGTCAACGGATGGGAGACCTTCTCGATGACTTGCTGGACTATTCTCGGGTCACAAGGGCGGCCATGCAGGTCAACTTGCTGGACTTCTCCACATTGACCCAGAAGGTGGCTGCCAGCATGGTCAAAATGGCCCAGCATCCTGTGGATTTGCACATCATGCCCAACATGACCCTCTACGGAGATCCGGGCCTGATGCGCACCCTCATTCACCATTTGCTGACCAACAGCATCAAATTTTCAGTCACCAAGCCCCACCCGAGCATCCATGTGGGGAGCGAAATCCAGCAGGGTCCCTCTGGATCCGAAACGGTGTTTTATGTCAGAGACAATGGGGTGGGATTTGACATGAGGTTTGCAGGACAGATGTTTCAGCCTTTTCACCGCCTGCATGGGCACCAAGAATTTGAAGGCAATGGTATGGGTCTGGCAGTGGTCAAACGCATTGTTGAACGGCATGGAGGCCGCATCTGGGCCGAAGGGGCTCTGGATTCAGGGGCAACCATTTACTTCACGTTGCCCACCCCTGCAAAGGAGGAGGCATGA